From a single Fulvivirga ulvae genomic region:
- a CDS encoding helix-turn-helix transcriptional regulator, protein MKSNNNTFMMIPQEIIDDLREAVRQLRKAGQQIPVEGEHISEDDAKARLGRETTWFWYMRKKGRLPYFKVGAKVFYKESDIESIANKIRNGQKP, encoded by the coding sequence ATGAAATCCAATAACAACACTTTTATGATGATTCCCCAGGAGATCATTGACGATCTGCGGGAGGCAGTAAGACAACTACGAAAGGCAGGTCAACAAATACCTGTTGAAGGAGAGCATATTTCAGAAGATGATGCCAAGGCCAGGCTAGGCCGGGAAACTACGTGGTTCTGGTATATGCGTAAAAAAGGACGCCTGCCTTATTTTAAAGTAGGTGCTAAAGTCTTTTACAAGGAAAGCGATATAGAAAGTATTGCAAATAAAATCAGGAACGGTCAAAAACCCTGA
- a CDS encoding AAA family ATPase encodes MSVNGTIKGVNGTAHHPIRLSALQEEIQELEKTLKVSEKREEVFTVKTMNQYMKDASQKPMPKMLLSELWFEGEICFLFADTNLGKSAISVQIADSITKGEAIPGFKLEVGPQKVLLFDFELSDKQVEIRYSNRGNNHYKFSDLLLRVEPNGKALLNEDTYIENGKAMLEEIEQLIISHGAKIVIVDNLTYLQDTLEKSKGVLALMKRLKALKEMHGYTFLILAHTPKRDCSRPIEKKDLFGSSALMNFADSAIAVGESTQSEYVRYIKQVKQRNCEKIYGSDNVIVGELVKNDNCMIFQFLNYGSEYEHLRVKTQKEKEELDLQIITCHEEDESRSFRDIARQFKVHPMRVKRTLQKMKNGNGA; translated from the coding sequence ATGTCAGTAAATGGAACTATAAAAGGAGTAAACGGGACAGCACATCACCCGATCCGCCTTTCCGCGCTGCAAGAAGAAATTCAAGAGTTGGAAAAGACACTGAAGGTTTCTGAAAAACGTGAAGAGGTGTTTACAGTGAAAACAATGAACCAATATATGAAAGATGCAAGCCAGAAGCCAATGCCAAAGATGCTTCTCAGCGAGCTATGGTTTGAAGGTGAAATATGTTTTCTCTTTGCCGATACCAACTTGGGTAAGTCAGCCATATCAGTACAAATAGCCGATTCCATCACAAAGGGCGAGGCCATACCTGGTTTTAAGCTAGAAGTTGGACCACAGAAGGTCTTGTTGTTTGATTTTGAGCTTTCAGATAAACAGGTAGAAATACGATACTCCAATAGAGGTAACAACCATTATAAATTTAGTGACCTATTATTAAGGGTTGAACCCAATGGCAAGGCATTGCTCAATGAAGATACTTATATTGAAAATGGGAAGGCTATGCTGGAAGAAATTGAGCAATTGATTATATCTCACGGGGCAAAAATAGTAATTGTTGACAACCTCACCTATCTGCAGGATACGCTTGAAAAGTCTAAAGGTGTACTGGCATTGATGAAAAGATTAAAGGCTTTGAAGGAAATGCATGGCTATACATTCCTGATCCTAGCACATACTCCAAAAAGGGATTGCTCGCGGCCAATTGAGAAAAAGGACCTTTTCGGGAGCAGTGCCCTCATGAATTTTGCTGACAGCGCTATAGCCGTAGGTGAGAGTACCCAAAGCGAATATGTCAGGTATATCAAGCAGGTAAAACAAAGAAATTGCGAAAAAATATATGGCAGTGATAATGTCATAGTTGGTGAGCTTGTCAAAAATGACAACTGCATGATCTTTCAATTTCTGAACTATGGGAGCGAATACGAACATTTGCGGGTTAAGACTCAAAAGGAAAAGGAGGAACTGGATCTACAGATAATCACCTGTCATGAAGAAGATGAAAGCCGCTCCTTTCGGGATATAGCAAGGCAATTTAAGGTACATCCGATGAGGGTTAAAAGGACGCTGCAGAAAATGAAAAACGGCAATGGAGCGTAG
- a CDS encoding DUF6371 domain-containing protein, whose amino-acid sequence MNTYRYILDKTSKKFQCPSCGRKRLVRYVDTLTGDYLPDHVGRCDREVNCQYHYTAFSYQKESSATVNRVYSSKSNAKQKTSHYLPYGLLEKSMAVNCENNFLQYVATLFNSETIQDVRRRFHIGTATHWRGATVFWQVDIAHFVRAGKIMLYHAETGRRVKEPYNRLHWVHSLMEKRGLLHDFELKQCFFGENQLAAYPDKTVAIVESEKTAVLMTVLLPDYLWLACGSANNLKASICEVLKDRNIILFPDLNCFDLWKKKAAYLGGIGFRVRTSTLLERYATANDRNNGLDLADFFIRTDKSGLAITDAGYPVLWDISDKLKIQTIK is encoded by the coding sequence ATGAATACCTACAGATATATATTAGATAAAACTTCAAAAAAATTTCAATGTCCGTCATGTGGGCGGAAAAGGTTAGTGCGGTACGTGGACACGTTAACGGGAGATTATTTACCCGATCATGTCGGAAGGTGTGACCGGGAGGTAAACTGTCAATATCATTACACTGCATTTAGTTACCAAAAGGAATCAAGCGCTACTGTAAACCGCGTTTACAGTTCTAAAAGTAATGCCAAACAAAAGACAAGCCATTATCTCCCATACGGCCTGCTGGAAAAGTCAATGGCTGTAAACTGTGAAAACAATTTTTTACAATATGTGGCAACGCTTTTTAATAGTGAGACTATACAAGATGTAAGAAGGCGATTTCATATTGGCACTGCTACTCATTGGAGGGGGGCAACTGTTTTCTGGCAGGTAGACATCGCCCACTTTGTAAGGGCTGGTAAGATCATGCTTTATCATGCGGAAACAGGCAGACGAGTAAAGGAACCTTACAATCGTTTACATTGGGTTCATAGCCTGATGGAAAAAAGAGGTTTGCTTCATGATTTTGAGTTGAAACAATGCTTTTTCGGAGAGAATCAGCTCGCAGCGTACCCGGACAAAACCGTTGCCATCGTAGAAAGTGAAAAAACCGCTGTACTCATGACGGTACTGCTTCCTGATTACCTATGGCTGGCCTGTGGAAGTGCAAACAACCTCAAAGCCTCCATTTGTGAAGTTTTGAAAGACAGGAACATCATTCTTTTCCCTGACCTAAACTGTTTTGATCTATGGAAGAAAAAGGCCGCTTATTTAGGAGGCATTGGCTTTCGGGTCAGAACCTCTACCCTGCTGGAAAGGTATGCTACTGCCAATGACCGGAACAATGGCCTTGACCTTGCCGACTTCTTCATTAGAACTGACAAAAGCGGACTGGCTATCACTGACGCAGGGTATCCCGTACTTTGGGATATTTCAGACAAATTAAAAATTCAAACCATAAAATAA